A genomic segment from Nodularia sphaerocarpa UHCC 0038 encodes:
- a CDS encoding photosystem II manganese-stabilizing polypeptide, translating to MRYRALIVAFLAVCLGLLTACSDAPTASNSRDLLTYEQIRNTGLANKCPQLTETSRGSIPIQSSQSYTIKELCLEPTNYFVKEEPANKRQVAEFVPGKLLTRYTSTIDQVQGDLKVNPDNSLTFLEADGLDFQAITVKLPGGESVPFLFTIKDLVAQTQPGLTSINTSTDFEGTFKVPSYRGASFLDPKGRGVVSGYDNAVALPAQADDEELTRANVKSVETLNGSISLQVAKVDSVSGEIAGTFESEQPSDTDLGAGEPKEVKIRGLFYARVEPNRG from the coding sequence ATGAGGTATCGCGCTTTAATTGTGGCATTCTTGGCTGTATGCCTGGGACTATTAACTGCTTGCAGTGATGCTCCCACTGCTTCTAATAGTAGGGACCTACTGACTTACGAACAAATTAGAAACACTGGCTTGGCTAACAAATGCCCCCAACTCACAGAAACCAGTCGTGGCTCCATTCCCATTCAATCCAGCCAGTCTTATACCATCAAAGAACTCTGTTTGGAACCAACCAATTACTTTGTCAAAGAAGAGCCTGCTAATAAACGGCAAGTAGCAGAGTTTGTGCCTGGTAAATTGTTGACCAGATACACTTCTACCATTGACCAAGTACAAGGCGACTTGAAAGTTAATCCAGATAATAGCTTGACCTTTTTAGAAGCCGATGGTCTGGACTTCCAAGCCATCACCGTCAAACTTCCAGGTGGTGAATCAGTACCTTTTCTCTTCACCATCAAAGATTTAGTGGCTCAAACACAACCTGGCTTGACCAGTATTAACACCTCTACGGACTTTGAAGGTACTTTCAAAGTTCCCTCCTACCGTGGTGCTTCTTTCCTAGATCCTAAAGGTCGTGGTGTCGTCAGTGGCTATGATAATGCAGTGGCTCTTCCTGCCCAAGCTGATGACGAAGAACTCACCCGCGCAAATGTCAAAAGTGTGGAAACTCTGAATGGCAGCATTTCACTACAAGTAGCTAAAGTAGATAGCGTTAGTGGTGAAATTGCTGGTACTTTCGAGAGCGAACAGCCCTCTGACACTGATTTGGGTGCTGGCGAACCTAAAGAAGTCAAGATTCGGGGTCTGTTTTATGCACGCGTTGAACCAAATCGCGGCTAA
- a CDS encoding RNA polymerase sigma factor SigF: protein MPTTASNELKHEIWQLLREYEQSRSETVRNQLVKLNFGLVRKEAHYWMNQCRENYDDLLQVGYLGLIRAIEKFEISKGHAFSSFAIPYIRGEIQHYLRDKGVTVRIPRRYLALQQQAIGISRALCAKYNRQPTDAELAAALAISPNEWQEIKLACVNRSPLSLDVPVLDGEEGTTSLGELVPDPSYRSFQLAQEDQIRLQQALFELEKCTREVLECVFFQDLTQKQVAELLGISVVTVSRRVKKGLGLLKQMMGAKED from the coding sequence ATGCCTACTACAGCCAGCAACGAACTGAAGCATGAAATTTGGCAGCTGTTACGAGAGTATGAGCAATCTCGCTCAGAAACTGTTCGCAATCAACTGGTGAAACTAAATTTTGGACTAGTGAGAAAAGAAGCCCACTATTGGATGAATCAATGTCGTGAAAATTATGATGATTTGCTCCAAGTTGGTTATTTGGGTTTAATCCGGGCTATTGAAAAATTTGAAATCTCTAAGGGACACGCCTTCAGCTCTTTTGCCATTCCCTACATTCGTGGTGAAATTCAACACTATCTCCGAGATAAAGGCGTTACAGTCCGAATTCCTCGGCGCTATTTAGCACTACAACAGCAGGCTATAGGAATCTCCCGTGCGTTGTGTGCAAAATATAATCGCCAACCTACCGATGCTGAATTAGCCGCAGCATTGGCAATTTCTCCGAACGAATGGCAAGAAATTAAACTAGCCTGTGTCAATCGCTCACCTCTGAGTCTAGATGTTCCAGTTTTGGACGGAGAAGAAGGAACTACCAGCCTGGGAGAATTAGTTCCTGATCCCAGTTACCGCAGCTTTCAACTGGCGCAAGAAGATCAAATTCGCCTGCAACAAGCACTGTTTGAATTAGAAAAATGTACTCGTGAAGTGTTGGAATGTGTCTTTTTCCAGGACTTGACACAAAAACAAGTGGCAGAACTTCTAGGAATTAGTGTAGTTACAGTTTCCCGCCGAGTCAAAAAAGGGCTAGGCTTGTTAAAGCAGATGATGGGTGCGAAAGAAGATTAA
- a CDS encoding VWA domain-containing protein, translated as MVLTKITPGQQITPRQQFGLSLVSRLGGGRDVILAIDLTESVGLNNEGRIRLRQIIENSIKPGDDIYIVPFAQDVVLGEVTPRVNFLANPIKYSHKTPENLAKLLEKIPLTSDSKYSGTDIQRAELTIYQGVAQINHNRLQKKQAIKPQSVVWLTDAPLFTQPGINSKVWIETPADSPLRIADSPESQERQAWIKILPIHKRSLSITTPENRPYTLTVVDIPATVQEFCTPAPGNQETCLVNPYLKQQLWLPSLILLLILASFFGSTLKLNRLHKKWQLHIYFQENEEQICTLKNNQRIAIGEDDRSCTDFIDCPGPEVRAYLERKGEKLYLVPNKLDSIHYNGREITSRTLISNSKFRLNCPENPQRDYEIIIQITK; from the coding sequence GTGGTTTTAACAAAAATTACCCCTGGACAACAAATCACTCCTAGACAACAATTTGGATTAAGTTTAGTCTCTAGGCTTGGTGGTGGACGAGATGTGATCTTGGCCATTGATTTGACAGAAAGCGTCGGCTTAAATAATGAAGGTCGGATTCGCTTGCGTCAGATAATTGAAAACAGCATTAAACCGGGAGATGACATTTATATTGTTCCGTTTGCTCAAGATGTAGTTTTAGGGGAAGTAACACCTAGGGTCAATTTTTTGGCTAACCCGATTAAATATAGTCATAAAACTCCAGAAAATCTCGCAAAGCTATTAGAAAAAATCCCCTTAACATCTGATAGCAAATATTCTGGTACAGATATTCAGCGAGCCGAGTTAACTATTTATCAAGGTGTCGCTCAGATTAATCACAATCGCCTGCAAAAAAAACAAGCGATTAAGCCACAATCTGTTGTTTGGTTAACAGATGCGCCTTTATTTACACAACCAGGGATTAATTCTAAAGTATGGATAGAAACCCCTGCTGATAGTCCATTGCGGATTGCTGATTCTCCAGAAAGTCAAGAGCGACAAGCTTGGATCAAAATCTTACCTATTCACAAGCGATCGCTCTCCATTACCACCCCAGAAAATAGACCATATACATTAACTGTCGTTGATATTCCAGCCACAGTTCAAGAATTTTGTACACCCGCACCAGGTAATCAAGAAACTTGCTTAGTTAATCCTTATTTAAAGCAGCAGTTATGGCTTCCTAGTTTAATTTTACTATTAATACTTGCTAGTTTCTTTGGGAGTACATTAAAATTAAATCGATTGCATAAAAAGTGGCAATTGCACATCTATTTTCAAGAAAACGAAGAACAAATATGCACATTAAAGAATAATCAAAGAATTGCAATTGGCGAAGACGATAGAAGTTGTACAGATTTTATCGACTGTCCAGGTCCAGAAGTTAGAGCCTACCTAGAACGTAAAGGAGAGAAACTTTATTTAGTACCTAATAAATTAGACTCTATTCATTATAACGGTCGGGAAATTACCTCACGCACCTTAATATCCAATTCTAAATTTAGGTTAAATTGTCCAGAAAATCCACAACGCGATTACGAGATTATCATTCAAATTACAAAATAG
- a CDS encoding tubulin-like doman-containing protein: MNSATTNNQQYRGINRTICIGLGGTGRDVLMRIRRLIVDRYEDLTNLPIISFVHIDTDKASTQVTGIRTGSIYHGVDLSFREAEKVTATMSSKEVTMFVEGIERRSEYTKYGPYDHIGRWFPPQLLRNIKAVEEGAKGIRPVGRLAFFHNHHKIQSAIENAERRTRGHESFLLKSGVKVESGLSIFVVGSLCGGTGSGMFLDTAYSLRHIYSDQSAQIIGYLVISPELYGNTPNMNANTYAALKELNYYSSPGTEFAACYDLQNPVYFQEKRPPFDYSYLVSHQTGGEYTILTQGKLCNVIAQKIALDFTGELAPIIKGNRDNFLQHIIQWDKHPRPNSQRYLTFGLAAIYFPRDIVIQISLNQVSLELVKFWLNGKNQSPDPLNLLEQFLIQYHWHNDLVTRDGLTTKLAETVQESNNTFNSSINTWRIRLERLISQCENKDDRQSIRQKLPREFREQFRKVQPGETDSSRGIWLTRLIQASPHLSQELQSNIDDYLSQLLTPTEPNFSIKSSRDWLDALQHELNNYQRNLQATITELGNSKRLENIDKSWRDTEQTIADIEDKLGIPFLNTKNTQFQAETKRGLQEICKIIKHNFDLAVLQETLKTVNTLRKYVQDKNTQIAAFKSLVEDVKNTYEKQDRDLRQFNFDEMSGEAIFDNEDIERCHQTMLPEDDLPSPLVLVSSAITEQTGRGNSLASFIDKERTTQELLQADINLKVARIFALRGSNIVKSVIKRFIQNYSTARSTRLAQIMQEAEPLLRLNLSDPYFRDDPAKSSKLVGFKDTDELEVRQFTALLTQDLGVSASVLKSMQADDEIIFLNEYAGFPLRLINSLERMRNYYLREQNSATSFLHNDYRVTFPDIIPPDAITIEQLEDVFYPCLALELLQKNPQTQQLEFEYYDYLRDDYCVASLSAEWGQALEELANHQDMNKTLQDILDKEIGVIESQPELWQSEYLPRLRKFVKAVDGLPEDHPNSPYKIAVIGSNVPTTKEGIIIRFRRKMNEKFNSSIQKLPPQQNSGSQKAIVDEIVDSYPLESPDNMAK; this comes from the coding sequence ATGAACTCAGCAACTACCAATAACCAGCAATATCGGGGAATAAATCGCACAATTTGTATAGGATTGGGTGGTACAGGAAGAGATGTTTTAATGCGAATTCGGCGGTTAATTGTTGATCGCTATGAAGATTTAACTAACCTACCAATTATCAGTTTTGTCCATATTGACACTGACAAAGCCTCCACACAAGTAACAGGTATTCGTACAGGTAGTATTTATCATGGTGTTGACCTGAGTTTCCGCGAAGCCGAAAAAGTCACCGCTACAATGTCATCGAAAGAAGTGACTATGTTTGTAGAAGGAATAGAACGACGTTCAGAATATACTAAATATGGACCCTATGACCATATTGGTAGATGGTTTCCACCGCAGTTATTACGAAATATTAAAGCAGTTGAAGAAGGTGCAAAAGGTATTAGACCAGTAGGAAGGCTGGCTTTTTTCCACAATCACCACAAGATTCAATCAGCAATTGAAAACGCCGAAAGACGCACCAGAGGACACGAATCTTTTTTACTAAAATCAGGTGTAAAAGTAGAATCAGGATTGAGTATTTTTGTCGTCGGTTCCTTGTGCGGTGGAACAGGAAGTGGGATGTTTTTGGATACTGCTTATAGTTTGCGACATATCTATAGTGACCAAAGCGCCCAAATTATCGGTTATTTAGTGATTAGTCCCGAATTGTATGGCAATACTCCCAACATGAATGCTAACACTTATGCCGCCCTGAAAGAATTAAATTACTACAGCAGTCCAGGGACAGAATTTGCAGCTTGTTATGATCTTCAAAATCCAGTTTACTTTCAAGAAAAACGTCCCCCATTTGATTATTCCTATTTAGTTTCTCATCAAACAGGCGGCGAATACACAATATTAACACAAGGTAAGTTATGCAATGTAATTGCTCAGAAGATTGCTTTAGATTTTACAGGTGAACTAGCACCAATCATCAAAGGAAACAGAGACAACTTTTTACAACATATTATCCAGTGGGATAAACACCCACGTCCCAATAGTCAACGCTACCTCACATTTGGATTAGCCGCGATTTATTTTCCTCGTGATATCGTCATCCAAATTTCCTTAAACCAAGTTAGTTTAGAATTAGTCAAGTTTTGGTTAAATGGTAAAAATCAAAGTCCAGACCCCTTGAATTTACTAGAGCAATTTCTTATCCAATATCACTGGCATAATGATCTAGTTACCAGGGATGGTTTAACTACTAAACTAGCAGAAACCGTCCAAGAATCTAACAATACATTTAATAGTAGTATTAACACTTGGAGAATTAGACTAGAGCGATTAATTTCTCAATGTGAAAATAAAGATGATCGCCAGAGTATTCGCCAAAAGTTACCCAGAGAGTTCCGCGAACAATTTCGCAAAGTTCAACCGGGTGAAACTGACAGCAGTAGGGGAATTTGGTTAACTCGATTAATCCAAGCTTCTCCTCACCTGAGTCAAGAACTTCAGAGTAATATTGATGATTATTTAAGTCAATTACTCACACCAACAGAACCTAACTTTTCCATCAAAAGTAGCCGCGACTGGTTAGATGCGTTGCAACATGAACTAAATAATTATCAACGTAATTTACAAGCAACAATTACAGAACTGGGTAATAGTAAGCGATTGGAAAATATAGATAAATCCTGGCGAGATACTGAACAAACAATTGCAGATATTGAGGATAAATTGGGGATTCCATTCTTAAATACCAAAAATACCCAATTCCAAGCAGAAACTAAAAGAGGGTTACAGGAAATTTGCAAAATTATCAAGCATAATTTTGATTTGGCTGTACTTCAAGAAACACTAAAAACTGTCAATACACTGCGTAAATATGTTCAAGATAAAAATACTCAAATTGCTGCTTTTAAAAGCTTAGTCGAAGATGTCAAAAATACTTATGAAAAGCAAGATAGGGATTTAAGACAATTTAATTTTGATGAAATGAGTGGTGAAGCCATATTTGATAATGAGGATATCGAACGCTGTCACCAAACTATGTTACCAGAAGATGATTTACCTTCCCCTTTAGTATTAGTCAGTTCAGCCATTACAGAACAAACTGGTAGAGGAAATTCTTTAGCAAGTTTTATTGATAAAGAACGTACTACTCAAGAACTACTACAAGCAGACATTAATCTCAAAGTTGCTCGGATATTTGCTTTGCGCGGTAGTAATATCGTCAAATCAGTGATTAAACGTTTCATTCAAAACTACTCAACAGCACGTTCCACTCGTTTAGCACAAATTATGCAGGAAGCTGAACCGCTACTGCGTTTAAATTTAAGTGATCCATATTTTCGTGATGACCCAGCTAAAAGTAGTAAATTAGTGGGATTTAAGGATACTGACGAATTAGAAGTGAGACAGTTTACAGCTTTGCTGACTCAGGATTTAGGTGTTTCCGCAAGTGTTTTAAAATCAATGCAAGCTGATGATGAAATTATATTTCTGAATGAGTATGCTGGGTTTCCTCTCAGATTGATTAATAGTCTCGAAAGAATGCGAAACTATTACTTGAGAGAACAAAATTCCGCAACATCTTTTCTACATAATGATTATCGGGTGACTTTTCCTGATATTATTCCCCCAGATGCTATAACTATAGAACAATTAGAAGATGTCTTTTATCCCTGTTTGGCTTTAGAACTCTTGCAAAAAAATCCGCAAACTCAGCAATTAGAATTTGAATATTATGATTATCTGCGTGATGATTATTGTGTAGCTTCTCTGAGTGCTGAATGGGGTCAAGCTTTGGAGGAACTTGCTAACCATCAGGATATGAATAAGACTCTACAGGATATTTTAGATAAGGAAATTGGTGTTATAGAAAGTCAACCTGAACTTTGGCAAAGTGAATATTTACCTAGATTGAGAAAATTTGTGAAAGCAGTTGATGGATTACCAGAAGATCATCCCAATTCTCCTTACAAAATAGCAGTCATTGGTAGTAATGTTCCTACAACTAAGGAGGGAATTATCATTCGCTTTCGCCGAAAAATGAATGAGAAATTTAATTCCTCAATTCAAAAACTTCCTCCACAACAAAACTCAGGAAGTCAAAAAGCTATTGTCGACGAGATAGTAGATAGTTATCCGCTAGAATCTCCTGATAATATGGCAAAATAG
- a CDS encoding flagellar motor protein — translation MARRLRNDDYHEELNIYTAFTDLMSNAFMILILFLLLTMVMSFVNNNVGSTDTPPIIVIQDEGAYRFASGSATIPPAMFNYISQQIVPEIESRTQEYNINIVEIIGHTDGQPNGNISSNLDLNLESVASGILPVGKLQAGSNADLGLMRALAIVQVLRNIQVNEQRLKGLSFRAYSAAQLILPSGEFAAIARQEDQTRRRIEIRFTRLGKVQEVK, via the coding sequence ATGGCTCGGCGTTTGCGGAATGATGACTATCATGAAGAATTAAATATTTACACGGCTTTTACGGATTTGATGTCTAATGCCTTCATGATTTTAATTTTGTTTTTGTTGTTGACTATGGTAATGTCGTTTGTTAATAATAATGTGGGATCAACAGACACACCGCCAATTATTGTGATTCAAGATGAAGGTGCTTATAGGTTTGCTTCGGGGAGTGCAACAATTCCCCCAGCAATGTTTAATTATATTTCCCAACAAATAGTGCCGGAAATCGAAAGTAGAACGCAAGAGTATAATATTAATATTGTAGAGATTATTGGACATACTGACGGTCAGCCTAATGGAAATATCAGCAGTAATTTAGACCTGAATTTAGAAAGTGTTGCTAGTGGTATTTTGCCTGTTGGTAAATTGCAAGCTGGTTCTAATGCTGATTTAGGATTGATGCGGGCTTTGGCGATAGTGCAAGTGCTGCGTAATATTCAGGTGAATGAACAAAGACTGAAGGGTTTGTCGTTCCGGGCTTATTCTGCGGCTCAGTTAATATTACCGAGTGGGGAATTTGCGGCCATCGCTCGTCAAGAAGATCAAACACGGCGGCGCATTGAAATCCGCTTTACCCGCTTGGGGAAAGTCCAAGAAGTCAAATAG
- a CDS encoding photosystem I reaction center subunit VIII, with the protein MTGLVFPAVTMAFLLLYIERDDIS; encoded by the coding sequence CTGACTGGTCTAGTTTTTCCAGCAGTGACAATGGCGTTTTTGCTGTTATACATCGAACGCGATGATATCAGCTAA
- a CDS encoding photosystem II reaction center protein J — protein MSAGSGRIPLWVVATIAGLGVITVVGIFFYGAYAGVGSSM, from the coding sequence GTGTCTGCTGGAAGTGGAAGAATTCCCCTGTGGGTTGTCGCTACAATCGCAGGTTTAGGTGTAATTACAGTTGTAGGCATTTTCTTTTACGGAGCCTATGCTGGTGTCGGTTCTTCAATGTAA
- a CDS encoding photosystem II reaction center protein L, whose amino-acid sequence MDRSPNPNNQPVELNRTSLYLGLLLIFVLGILFSSYFFN is encoded by the coding sequence ATGGATAGATCGCCTAATCCGAATAATCAACCGGTTGAACTAAACCGGACTTCACTATACCTGGGACTACTTTTAATCTTTGTTCTAGGAATTCTGTTCTCCAGTTACTTCTTTAACTAA
- the psbF gene encoding cytochrome b559 subunit beta, which translates to MTSGNDINQPVSYPIFTVRWLAIHTLGVPSVFFLGAIAAMQFIQR; encoded by the coding sequence ATGACTAGCGGAAATGACATAAATCAACCAGTTTCTTATCCCATTTTTACAGTGAGATGGCTGGCAATTCATACTTTGGGTGTACCTTCGGTCTTCTTTTTAGGCGCGATCGCCGCCATGCAGTTTATTCAACGCTAG
- the psbE gene encoding cytochrome b559 subunit alpha: MSGTTGERPFSDIITSVRYWVIHSITIPALFIAGWLFVQTGLAYDAFGTPRPNEYYTQTRQELPIVKDRFGAKQQVEQFIGK, encoded by the coding sequence ATGTCAGGTACCACTGGAGAACGTCCATTTTCGGACATTATTACCAGCGTTCGTTACTGGGTAATTCACAGCATCACCATTCCCGCATTATTTATTGCTGGATGGCTCTTCGTCCAAACCGGATTGGCTTATGATGCTTTCGGCACTCCCCGTCCTAACGAATACTACACACAAACACGGCAGGAATTGCCCATTGTCAAGGATCGTTTTGGCGCTAAACAGCAAGTTGAACAATTTATCGGTAAGTAG
- a CDS encoding photosynthesis system II assembly factor Ycf48 yields the protein MGIMKSWQRIFALLIVVFLCIGCSKVPSTVSNPWAIISVPTDSKLLDIAFTDNSQHGFLVGGDATLLETNDGGDTWKPLTLELDDPKSRFDSVSFAGKEGWILGEPSLLLHTTDEGSSWSRIALSEKLPGSPIAIYALGENTAEMATDVGAIYKTEDGGRNWKAQVEGAVGVVRNIERSPDGKYVAVSAKGSFYSTWEPGQTSWEPHNRNNSRRLENMGFAENGQLWLLARGGQVQFSDLNNPEEWQEAQNPELATSWGLLDLAYRTPDELWIGGGSGNLLLSPDGGETWEKDRDVEGVAANLYKVVFFNPNQGFVIGDRGVLLKYQPNIAKTSSPEAA from the coding sequence ATGGGTATTATGAAAAGTTGGCAGAGAATATTTGCCTTGTTGATAGTAGTTTTCTTGTGTATAGGTTGTAGCAAAGTTCCCTCTACCGTCTCTAACCCTTGGGCGATTATTTCTGTGCCAACAGATTCTAAGCTGCTAGATATCGCCTTTACTGATAACTCTCAGCATGGTTTTCTCGTGGGTGGCGATGCTACCCTTTTGGAAACAAATGATGGTGGTGATACTTGGAAACCGCTAACACTGGAACTGGATGATCCGAAGTCTCGCTTTGACTCAGTAAGTTTTGCTGGCAAAGAAGGCTGGATTTTGGGTGAACCTTCTCTACTGTTGCATACCACTGACGAAGGTAGTTCTTGGTCACGCATCGCTCTGAGCGAAAAGTTACCCGGTAGTCCTATTGCTATTTATGCTCTGGGAGAAAATACGGCGGAAATGGCTACCGATGTAGGCGCGATATATAAAACTGAAGACGGTGGAAGAAACTGGAAAGCCCAGGTAGAGGGTGCTGTTGGTGTAGTGCGTAATATTGAACGCTCGCCTGATGGTAAATATGTTGCTGTTTCGGCTAAGGGTAGTTTCTACTCTACTTGGGAACCAGGACAAACTAGCTGGGAACCCCATAACCGCAATAATTCTCGCCGCTTAGAAAATATGGGTTTTGCTGAGAATGGGCAGTTGTGGCTGCTGGCCCGTGGGGGTCAGGTGCAGTTTAGCGATCTCAATAATCCCGAAGAATGGCAAGAAGCACAAAATCCTGAGTTGGCTACTAGCTGGGGTTTATTGGATTTGGCTTATCGCACTCCTGATGAACTTTGGATTGGTGGCGGTAGCGGTAATTTACTTTTAAGCCCTGATGGTGGTGAAACTTGGGAAAAAGACCGTGATGTGGAAGGAGTAGCAGCTAATTTGTACAAGGTTGTTTTCTTCAATCCTAATCAGGGTTTTGTGATCGGCGATCGCGGCGTTTTGTTAAAATACCAACCAAATATTGCTAAAACTTCCTCACCAGAGGCAGCTTAG
- a CDS encoding rubredoxin has product MSEQANEQAVETPALDRFECRACGYVYEPEKGDDSHNIEPGTLFAELPITWRCPVCTAKKIAFANIGPVGTVSGFKENLGYGLGVNRMTPAQKNLLIFGALGLGFLFFISLYGLQ; this is encoded by the coding sequence ATGAGCGAACAAGCTAACGAACAAGCTGTTGAAACTCCGGCATTAGACCGCTTTGAATGCCGTGCCTGTGGTTATGTTTACGAACCTGAAAAGGGAGACGATAGCCATAATATTGAACCAGGTACTCTGTTTGCTGAACTGCCTATAACTTGGCGTTGTCCGGTATGTACGGCGAAGAAGATTGCTTTCGCTAATATTGGCCCTGTTGGTACTGTGTCGGGTTTTAAAGAAAATCTTGGTTATGGGTTGGGTGTTAATAGAATGACACCGGCGCAAAAAAATCTGCTGATTTTTGGGGCTTTGGGTCTTGGTTTCTTGTTTTTTATCAGTCTCTACGGCTTACAATAA
- the ndhC gene encoding photosynthetic/respiratory NAD(P)H-quinone oxidoreductase subunit C, producing the protein MFVLSGYEYLLGFFIICSLVPALALSASKLLRPSGNSLERRTTYESGMEPIGGAWIQFNIRYYMFALVFVVFDVETVFLYPWAVAFHRLGLLAFIEALVFISILVVALVYAWRKGALEWS; encoded by the coding sequence GTGTTTGTCCTTAGCGGTTACGAGTACCTTCTAGGCTTCTTCATCATCTGTAGCCTAGTTCCAGCCCTTGCACTTTCAGCCTCCAAGCTCTTGCGACCCAGTGGTAATAGCCTAGAACGGCGCACTACTTATGAATCCGGCATGGAACCCATCGGCGGAGCCTGGATTCAGTTCAACATTCGCTACTATATGTTTGCCCTCGTCTTCGTCGTCTTTGACGTAGAAACCGTATTCCTGTACCCTTGGGCGGTTGCCTTCCACCGTTTGGGGCTTTTGGCATTCATTGAAGCCTTAGTTTTTATCTCAATTCTAGTAGTTGCCCTAGTCTACGCATGGCGTAAAGGAGCGTTGGAATGGTCTTAA
- the ndhK gene encoding photosynthetic/respiratory NAD(P)H-quinone oxidoreductase subunit K has translation MVLNSKLTTPDKEQIINPVERPAITQDLSENVILTTVDDLYNWARLSSLWPLLFGTACCFIEFAALIGSRFDFDRFGLIPRSSPRQADLIITAGTITMKMAPQLVRLYEQMPEPKYVIAMGACTITGGMFSMDSPTAVRGVDKLIPVDVYLPGCPPRPEAIIDAIIKLRKKIANDSMQERGQLKQTHRFYSTTHNLKPTEQILTGKYLQSETRYTPPKELTEAIGLPVPPALLTAKTQEKEQNRG, from the coding sequence ATGGTCTTAAACTCAAAATTAACCACCCCAGACAAAGAGCAAATCATCAACCCGGTTGAACGTCCCGCAATCACACAGGACTTGTCAGAAAACGTCATCCTCACCACAGTTGATGACCTTTATAACTGGGCAAGGCTTTCGAGTCTGTGGCCTTTGCTGTTTGGTACAGCTTGCTGCTTCATTGAATTTGCCGCTTTAATCGGCTCTCGATTTGATTTTGACCGTTTCGGTCTCATTCCCCGTTCCAGCCCCCGTCAAGCCGATTTAATTATTACAGCAGGCACAATTACCATGAAGATGGCACCCCAATTGGTGCGTCTTTATGAACAAATGCCCGAACCCAAGTATGTGATCGCTATGGGTGCTTGTACAATTACTGGCGGGATGTTCAGCATGGACTCTCCCACAGCTGTCCGTGGAGTTGATAAACTCATTCCTGTAGATGTTTACTTGCCTGGTTGTCCCCCCCGTCCCGAAGCGATTATTGACGCAATTATTAAATTGCGGAAAAAAATAGCTAACGATTCCATGCAGGAACGAGGACAACTGAAGCAAACCCACCGTTTCTACAGCACAACTCACAATCTCAAGCCTACTGAGCAAATTTTAACTGGTAAATATTTGCAGTCAGAAACTCGCTACACACCACCCAAGGAATTGACAGAAGCTATTGGTTTGCCAGTTCCACCTGCGCTGCTGACAGCAAAGACACAAGAGAAGGAGCAAAACCGTGGCTGA
- a CDS encoding NAD(P)H-quinone oxidoreductase subunit J, protein MAEEDSKPVPAVEESLVKAGQISQWLTENGFDHEALQPDKLGIEIIKVEADFLLPISTALYAYGFNYLQFQSGIDLGPGEDLVSVYHLIKVGDDAVKPEEIRVKVFLPRENPSVPSVYWIWKTADWQERETYDMFGIVYEGHPNLKRILMPEDWVGWPLRKDYISPDFYELQDAY, encoded by the coding sequence GTGGCTGAAGAAGATTCTAAACCAGTACCAGCAGTAGAAGAGTCTCTGGTTAAAGCCGGTCAAATTTCCCAATGGTTAACGGAAAATGGTTTTGATCATGAGGCTTTGCAACCTGATAAGCTTGGGATAGAAATAATTAAGGTAGAGGCAGATTTTCTGCTCCCTATTTCTACAGCCCTTTATGCTTATGGGTTTAATTACCTACAGTTTCAATCTGGTATTGACCTTGGCCCTGGTGAAGATTTAGTCAGTGTCTATCACTTGATTAAAGTTGGTGATGATGCTGTTAAACCTGAAGAAATCCGGGTGAAAGTGTTCTTACCTCGTGAAAATCCCAGTGTGCCTTCAGTTTACTGGATTTGGAAAACCGCAGACTGGCAAGAGCGCGAAACTTACGATATGTTCGGCATTGTCTATGAAGGTCATCCGAATCTGAAGCGGATTTTGATGCCGGAAGATTGGGTGGGTTGGCCTTTGCGGAAGGATTATATCTCGCCTGATTTCTACGAGTTGCAAGATGCTTATTAG